AAGAGCAAGATCATATACGTATTTCTTTATGTCCATAGATACCTCCAACGGAATAGGGGTCTTCAGACTACAATAACCAAAGGATATGAAATAATCAACACTGCGAGGACGTCCTTTCTTCCTCATGCCTTGACCCTCCACGTGCAGAACACTATCTTGGTCGGGAAGGGAGGTATGGTGAGAAGCCCTGTATTGTGATATCTTTAGTTGTTGCCGACTGGCGTTGTAAACTCAATACGGGAGGGATATCTCTTTCGGCGGACTCCTCAAGCACCGCATTTCCGGAATCGCATCGCACGTACAGGGCTTCGATCCATGCCCGCCCTGCACAAAGGTTGCAACATTAGGGTTGACCTTCTCCGCCGGCCCATCTTAAAATGCTTCATGCCCCAGATAAAGATCCTTCCTGTCGATGTCAGAAACAAAATCGCTGCAGGCGAGGTCGTTGAGAGACCCGCATCTGTCGTAAAGGAACTCATTGAAAATGCCATAGATGCCGGCAGCACCGAGATACGTGTTGAGGTCCTTCGAGGGGGGAAAGGGCTCATCAGGGTCACGGACAATGGCGTTGGAATGGACAGAGAGGATGCCCTCCTGTCCATCGAACCCCATGCCACCAGCAAACTGAGGGATGACGATGACCTCTTCCATATTACGACGATGGGATTCAGAGGCGAGGCCCTCCCATCCATCGCGGCTGTATCCAGGATGAAACTCGTTACGGGACAGAAAAACGCTTCTTCAGGCCTAGCCATCGAGATTCAGGCCGGAAAAGTCATGGAGACGAGAGATGCTCCATCGATCGGTACGACCCTTGAGGTGCGGGACCTTTTCTTTAATACCCCGGCACGAAAGAAATTCCTCAAGTCAGACAATACCGAACTCTTCCATATCATCGATACCGTCACAAGGGAAGGGCTTTCGCATTGGGAAATCGGCTTCAGACTGATCACCGCAAATCAGGAGACGATGGTGCTTCCAAGGGCATCCGGCCGGGGTGAGAGGATTCTGCAGATTTACGGGCGTGAGTTTATGGAAGGTCTTTCAACCGTCGAAGCCGAAGGCGATGGGATCAAAATGGCAGTTTTTTTTTCGCGACCGGATAATTTCAGAAACAGCAAGAGCCACCAGTTCATCTTTTTGAACAGACGTCCCGTCAAAGACCAGACCATCTCCCATGCCGTCTATAAGGCCTTCGAGGGGATACTCCCCCGGGACAGACATCCCGTCTTTTTCCTTTACATCGATATTGACCCGGCAAAGGTCGATTGTAACGTGCATCCAACAAAGCGTGAAGTGAGGTTTCAGAATAAGGACGAAATCTATCGTCTTGTGAGCGGGAGTCTCAGGGATGCTGTAAGAAAGGAACGGATGGAGTACGTCGAGCCTTTCACGCGAGCGCCCGTTTGGACAGACGGTGAAACACCGCTTTCCTCTGATATCAATGATGGAGTGGTCCCTCCATCTCTGCAGTATGGGCGAGCGCCTTCATCAGACAGACAGGTCTCTGAAAATGTCGAATTCCTTTACGAGCCTTCTCTTCCCTTCATGTACCTTGGTGATACCTTCATCGCCATGGCTGGCAAGGGCGGTCTGACACTCATAGACCATCATGCCGCCCATGAAAGGATCCTTTACGAAAGGCTTTCTCGCGGGGTCAATCTTGATTCCCATCAGCTCCTTTTCCCTTCCCAGATAAGGTTGTCTCATAAGGAATATAGTGTTATCCTTCAAAATAAGGGGTTGCTTGCTGAGATGGGGATGGAGATCGATGATTTCGGGCATGATACCGTCATTGTCCGCGCCCTTCCCGATGCCTTGAAGGGCGGAGATTTGCGGGGAATTCTATCGGACGCCGCTGCTGCCATGATCGAAGGAACGCAGCCTGACAGCTCGCTCAAAGAGGGTATCGCTGCACGGATAGCGTGTCATGCCTCTGTAAGGGGCAAAGAGATCCTTTCGCAGGAAGGGTTCCGGAGACTCCTCTCGGACCTCGAAAAGACCGACAAGCCTGATCAGTGTCCCCATGGAAGGCCGACGAGGATATTCTTCTCCCTCGATGACATGAAAAAGATGTTCAAGAGGAAGTAGGCGGTGCTTATAAGGAACCGCTCTCCTTATCGCAGAGGCAGGGAAAGAGGCAGTTGCGCGCACCTTGGGTCTGGTCCATTGAGGCTGCCGTAGTACTTGACGCTGTGGGCCGGGCATCCACCGTGGCATTCCGCATGGAGCCGGCAGTGACTCACCGGACATCGATTTTTCGCAAATCCTCTGAAGAAATGGAGTTTCGGAGAGTTCCATATAAGCTCGAATCTGTCGTGAAGGATATTTCCGAGATAAAACTCCTCCATTCCGAAAAAAAGGTTACAGGGAAAGACAGAACCGTCGGGCAAGATTCCGAGTTTGGTCACTCCTGCCGAGCATCTCGCAGCGAGGAGCCCGGGATAGGTTGCGGCATCTGGAAGAAACCCTGAGCAGTACACAGGCTCCGTATTCGGCACGGACTTCCTCAGCGTCTCGATAGCATGGTGAAACTGCTGGAACGGTATGGAGTGCTTCCGATTGCCGGCGATGATGTCGGGATAGATCAGATAATACTTCCTGATTCCTTTCGAAAGGATCGCGCTGATACTCTCGTTCGAGCCCGCAGTCTCTCTGTATAACGATTTGACAAGGGGCTTATGGACCGTCAGAAATGCGTCGAGGGGACTATCGATCTCAGCTCCGTTGAGGGAAACGCCGAGGGAACAGGAATCGCCAAAGGCATCGAGGAGTTCCATCATGACCGGAACGCGTGAACCATTGGAACTCAGAGAGACCGCTAACCCTTCACCACAGGCGGCTCGAACGATCTCTTCGATGCTGCTATGGAGCGTCGGTTCGCCTCCGAGGATGTCGATCTCACGAACGCCGGCATGTGCAAGGATTCCTGCCAGCCGCCTGAAAACTTCTACGGTTATATCGTCGCTCTTTGTGATTCCGGCATTGAAACAAAAAGAACAGTTCATGTTGCAGCGGAGGGTTGGATAGAACTGGACGTAATGCGGACAGGATGGAAGCGCCTCACTCATGAATCAACCATCCCGTTGCACAACGCTATCCTGTCTGACAGATGTTTGCAACTTAAGGTTACCTCGCTCGATTCGGACAGGAATTATTCCACGAGCCTCTTGCCTGCCTCGGCTGCATCCCTGAGCGCAGTGGGATGGCCGAATATCGCGCCCTTCGCATCAACTCCCAAAAAGCCGAGGGTCTCGTGAGAGGGAACACTGACCGTCCTGAAGAATGCCGTTGCCGTTGTCTCAGAACACTGAATGCCTGCCTCTTTTTTCATCCCGCCGACGAGGAGCAAGAGCCCTTTCCTCCCATACCGTCCTTCGGGAATGGGTCTCTTCAGGAGATACTTCTCGCACCAGAAGGCCTGGCACCTGTCCACCATCGCCTTTGCCTGGGCGCTCAGACCGTAGAAAAAAATAGGGGAGGCAAGGATGATTCTGTGGGCCTTCCTGATGGCTTCGAAAATCTGGGCCATGTCGTCACGGATAATGCAGATTCCCGTTTGTTCACATCCCCCGCAATTCTGACAGGGCTTTATATCCATGTCATTCAGTCTGAAGAGCTGAATATCATGTCCTGTTTCGCCGATACCCTTTAATGTCTCCTTAAGAAGGGTCTCGGTATTTCCATCGGGTCTTGGACTCCCGAGGAATGCGATGACCTTCATCAGTCAATCTTCTTAAAGGCCTGCTTCTTCGCTTTGCAGACAGGGCACTCATCGGGTGCTTCGCCTTCCGCAGTGAAGCCGCAGACCTGACAGACGTAGTAGTCAACGGCAGGGTTGTTCCC
The sequence above is a segment of the Thermodesulfovibrionales bacterium genome. Coding sequences within it:
- the mutL gene encoding DNA mismatch repair endonuclease MutL, with the translated sequence MPQIKILPVDVRNKIAAGEVVERPASVVKELIENAIDAGSTEIRVEVLRGGKGLIRVTDNGVGMDREDALLSIEPHATSKLRDDDDLFHITTMGFRGEALPSIAAVSRMKLVTGQKNASSGLAIEIQAGKVMETRDAPSIGTTLEVRDLFFNTPARKKFLKSDNTELFHIIDTVTREGLSHWEIGFRLITANQETMVLPRASGRGERILQIYGREFMEGLSTVEAEGDGIKMAVFFSRPDNFRNSKSHQFIFLNRRPVKDQTISHAVYKAFEGILPRDRHPVFFLYIDIDPAKVDCNVHPTKREVRFQNKDEIYRLVSGSLRDAVRKERMEYVEPFTRAPVWTDGETPLSSDINDGVVPPSLQYGRAPSSDRQVSENVEFLYEPSLPFMYLGDTFIAMAGKGGLTLIDHHAAHERILYERLSRGVNLDSHQLLFPSQIRLSHKEYSVILQNKGLLAEMGMEIDDFGHDTVIVRALPDALKGGDLRGILSDAAAAMIEGTQPDSSLKEGIAARIACHASVRGKEILSQEGFRRLLSDLEKTDKPDQCPHGRPTRIFFSLDDMKKMFKRK
- a CDS encoding radical SAM protein, encoding MSEALPSCPHYVQFYPTLRCNMNCSFCFNAGITKSDDITVEVFRRLAGILAHAGVREIDILGGEPTLHSSIEEIVRAACGEGLAVSLSSNGSRVPVMMELLDAFGDSCSLGVSLNGAEIDSPLDAFLTVHKPLVKSLYRETAGSNESISAILSKGIRKYYLIYPDIIAGNRKHSIPFQQFHHAIETLRKSVPNTEPVYCSGFLPDAATYPGLLAARCSAGVTKLGILPDGSVFPCNLFFGMEEFYLGNILHDRFELIWNSPKLHFFRGFAKNRCPVSHCRLHAECHGGCPAHSVKYYGSLNGPDPRCAQLPLSLPLR
- a CDS encoding flavodoxin family protein produces the protein MKVIAFLGSPRPDGNTETLLKETLKGIGETGHDIQLFRLNDMDIKPCQNCGGCEQTGICIIRDDMAQIFEAIRKAHRIILASPIFFYGLSAQAKAMVDRCQAFWCEKYLLKRPIPEGRYGRKGLLLLVGGMKKEAGIQCSETTATAFFRTVSVPSHETLGFLGVDAKGAIFGHPTALRDAAEAGKRLVE